The Acanthochromis polyacanthus isolate Apoly-LR-REF ecotype Palm Island chromosome 17, KAUST_Apoly_ChrSc, whole genome shotgun sequence genome has a window encoding:
- the thap12a gene encoding THAP domain containing 12a yields the protein MQSQCAAPNCPSGKSEVQPLFRFPRDPERSKKWVEKCQRQELIDKPTEQLYRYYRLCGKHFETSLIDAECQSTVLKDDAIPTIFDVPNKPQSGQMKRGKEPIKESEVESKGRKKVKKSQAETAKEDVQTVSEQEEYKEYLNSLFEVLLLLGEQSIPPPGPAHNKEEGLGSSNFQALLEYRMNCGDEVLKKRYDVNKECCSSEQLNQLIEVCEKYIRSKLVEEVKQNSFFSLLTEDLVKISGGWFLPVFLRYVDQSNCQQERFIGFLSFEGHGDALAERLLSEMTDRWGLDMEQCRGQAHSCSATHFSQIKAFAYKLIEKYPRAVLTLRATQTLNVSLANSMSLSGVQLVMSTLKKIESFFSQSSLLQQELEHAISIFYPDKQEKANELTEVCRTGWTKRDDAFDLAVDILEALLLCVDSVHDNEDMRWNDQVTHDALEISKALADFEFIMALIVLKNVMTLTRAFGKNVQGNATDAHFAAASLKSVLHSLKEVSDNIDVYHEFWSDEAVNLATAMEVPVKVPRSFLRKHQAESGVVRLENYYKDHLSVPVVNHIFREMNEVFSEDHLKTLRCLSLVPAVIEQHKSTEPEEESVQMFNNDIPNAGTLSAELHCWWVKWSKKGKGETFPSSLHETLQLADVKFFPNMLAVLRLIGVLPTLALQDSCDAAYRRFRMYIENTPDVFKSKSLAVLNMNYDVGFELDSLVELYMKTYPDREEES from the exons GTCCAAGAAGTGGGTTGAAAAATGCCAAAGACAAGAGCTCATAGACAAACCAACAGAGCAGCTGTACAGATACTACAGACTTTgtggaaaacattttgaaacatcATTGATTGATGCT GAATGTCAGAGTACCGTGTTGAAGGATGATGCCATACCAACCATTTTTGATGTGCCAAACAAACCTCAAAGTGGACAGATGAAGCGCGGTAAAGAGCCG ATCAAAGAAAGTGAAGTGGAGAGTAAAGGGAGGAAAA aagTCAAAAAGTCTCAAGCAGAGACAGCTAAAGAAGATGTCCAGACAGTGTCAGAGCAGGAAGAATACAAAGAGTATCTCAATTCATTATTTGAAGTTCTTCTGCTGTTGGGAGAACAAAGCATTCCTCCTCCAGGGCCTGCTCATAATAAAGAAGAAGGTCTCGGGTCAAGCAACTTTCAGGCATTGCTAGAATATCGCATGAACTGTGGAGATGAAGTCCTGAAGAAGAGGTACGATGTGAATAAGGAGTGCTGCTCCTCTGAGCAGCTCAATCAGCTGATTGAGGTATGTGAAAAATACATCCGCAGTAAACTGGTGGAGGAAGTTAAACAAAACAGCTTCTTCTCATTACTTACTGAGGATCTGGTGAAGATCTCTGGAGGATGGTTCCTCCCTGTCTTTCTCCGGTACGTGGACCAGTCTAACTGCCAGCAGGAGAGGTTTATCGGGTTCTTGAGCTTTGAAGGACATGGAGACGCCCTGGCAGAGAGGCTGCTGTCTGAAATGACTGACAGATGGGGTTTAGATATGGAACAGTGTAGAGGTCAAGCCCACTCCTGCTCTGCAACACATTTTAGTCAAATTAAAGCATTTGCTTACAAACTGATAGAGAAGTATCCGAGGGCAGTGCTTACACTGAGAGCTACTCAAACCTTGAACGTGTCTTTGGCCAACAGTATGTCTTTGTCAGGAGTTCAGCTTGTCATGTCCACCCTTAAGAAGATCGAGTCTTTCTTCAGTCAGTCCTCTTTGCTGCAGCAGGAGCTTGAGCATGCCATTTCGATTTTCTACCCGGACAAACAAGAGAAAGCCAATGAACTGACGGAGGTCTGTAGGACCGGCTGGACCAAGAGAGACGATGCATTTGACTTGGCAGTGGACATCTTAGAGgcactgctgctctgtgtggaCAGCGTGCATGACAACGAGGACATGAGGTGGAACGATCAAGTCACACACGATGCCTTAGAAATTTCAAAAGCTCTGGCAGATTTTGAGTTCATCATGGCGTTGATTGTGCTCAAGAATGTTATGACGCTTACCCGGGCCTTTGGGAAGAATGTACAAGGGAACGCAACAGATGCTCATTTTGCTGCAGCAAGTTTGAAATCTGTATTGCACTCCCTGAAGGAAGTGTCTGACAACATCGACGTGTATCACGAGTTCTGGAGCGATGAGGCTGTAAATCTCGCCACCGCCATGGAGGTCCCAGTTAAGGTTCCTCGGTCGTTCTTGAGGAAGCATCAGGCAGAATCTGGAGTCGTTCGGCTGGAGAACTACTACAAGGATCACCTGTCTGTTCCTGTAGTGAACCACATCTTCAGAGAAATGAATGAGGTCTTCAGTGAGGATCACCTGAAGACTCTGAGATGTCTGTCTCTGGTCCCTGCTGTCATAGAGCAGCACAAATCCACAGAACCTGAAGAGGAAAGCGTGCAGATGTTTAACAATGACATCCCAAATGCAGGCACCCTCTCTGCCGAGCTGCACTGTTGGTGGGTTAAATGGAGCAAAAAGGGGAAAGGCGAGACATTTCCATCCAGCCTCCATGAAACACTGCAGCTGGCTGACGTGAAGTTCTTCCCCAACATGCTGGCCGTGCTGAGACTGATCGGCGTCTTGCCTACCTTGGCTCTGCAGGACAGCTGTGACGCGGCATACAGACGCTTCAGGATGTACATAGAGAACACGCCTGatgtatttaaatcaaaaagCCTCGCTGTTCTGAACATGAACTATGATGTTGGGTTTGAGCTGGATTCACTGGTTGAGCTCTACATGAAGACATACcctgacagagaggaggagtCTTAG